In one Amia ocellicauda isolate fAmiCal2 chromosome 2, fAmiCal2.hap1, whole genome shotgun sequence genomic region, the following are encoded:
- the LOC136713009 gene encoding dynein axonemal heavy chain 5-like, with product MAGLGRSTAACSPHKLCVVPLQLVHTDAPAGETVRPQESIFTSWEEHYSCRTGICLVRRRCCVLCAEARRVTAAREQRRSQLDLRHRYLVSSLADAVGLGEAEVEQALVSDQKFSSIQDFFAQNGGKALLFFYQGDSMGKQSTPPWTDSSSVCTPSEQAQKKLFVISGCAEGLTGLCLFFLRTTEKAITTANVSQEVTFGMLDGSDGNILHSVEMLFSQVMLPALRAQENWGAVKEGVNSSEVQDFLSSVETFVSCLSSTRLNMEGKFQLKAQDLGYNLDNLQGPSDYTAAAGTSELVEAMEAELLRWVWQIELVLTESEQMRRDADDIGPSAELEHWKKRVATFSRCVTTPSHGSD from the exons ATGGCAGGCCTGGGTCGCAGCACAGCAGCCTGCTCTCCTCACAAGCTCTGTGTCGTCCCGCTGCAGCTTGTTCACACGGATGCACCTGCGGGAGAGACAGTCCGCCCTCAGGAAAGCATCTTCACCTCTTGGGAGGAGCACTACAGCTGCAGGACAGGGAT ATGTCTGGTGAGAAGacggtgctgtgtgctgtgtgccgAGGCGCGCAGGGTGACGGCCGCCAGAGAGCAGCGCCGGTCCCAGCTGGACCTGCGGCACCGGTACCTCGTCTCCAGCCTGGCAGATGCAGTGGGACTGGGGGAGGCTGAGGTGGAGCAGGCCCTCGTCTCTGATCAGAAG TTTTCCAGCATCCAGGATTTCTTTGCACAAAATGGAGGAAAGGCCTTGCTTTTCTTCTACCAAGGGGACAGCATG GGCAAGCAGAGCACTCCCCCGTGGACGGACAGCTCCAGTGTGTGCACCCCATCTGAACAAGCCCAGAAGAAGCTCTTTGTGATCAGTGGCTGTGCTGAG ggtttgactggactgtgtTTATTCTTTCTGAGAACGACAGAGAAGGCTATAACGACAGCCAATGTCtcacag GAGGTGACTTTCGGGATGCTGGATGGATCCGATGGGAACATACTGCACAGCGTGGAGATGCTGTTCTCTCAGGTCATGCTGCCAGCGCTCAGAGCGCAAGAG AACTGGGGTGCAGTGAAGGAGGGAGTGAACAGCTCTGAGGTGCAGGACTTCCTCAGCTCAGTGGAGACGTTTGTCAGCTGTCTGTCTTCCACCAGGCTGAACATGGAGGGGAAATTCCAGCTCAAAGCTCAGGACCTGGGATACAACCTGGACAACCTGCAGGGCCCCTCTGACTACACTGCGGCCG CAGGGACCTCAGAGCTGGTGGAAGCTATGGAGGCGGAGCTCCTGCGCTGGGTGTGGCAGATCGAGCTGGTGCTGACAGAGAGCGAGCAGATGAGGAGGGACGCCGATGACATTGGGCCGTCTGCCGAGCTGGAGCACTGGAAGAAGCGGGTGGCCACTTTCAGCAGGTGTGTGACGACTCCAAGTCACGGGAGCGACTAA
- the LOC136713001 gene encoding dynein axonemal heavy chain 5-like, giving the protein MYELIEDLKRKMKPADRVNLEAAFPCLQPDTKQKTRCQDCLPCSFYNMMGQLCQKNTDALAKCTKLSLDALKQRLRVVNSKDRSNTRCLAAQSPLFRAAIQLEIPNVVIRPSLDDIQSALNRAVNTVLSMAKDIPLWTFAHLQHQQLQVENVLRDTGDDDTMTKQVVLKPLARQLSEHKDISKLVVQLGSIVSALKTDAKDHLKGFSCFSSLWSQDPEERVKEFLESSPTLSEFSAQIASYSCLEAQIAEMPATSTVGSVQLDVEPVKLSLSQECRHWKRAFGAALNGKASADMEEVYGFIDGLGKRLSRPVEHLEDVRGAMAALKEVREAEVRIDMTVGHVEEAFALLNRHELLFRDGNAERVDSLAYVWRKLNSQVGAVRRGGVEGHVPTG; this is encoded by the exons ATGTATGAGCTCATTGAAGATCTCAAGAGGAAGATGAAACCTGCAGACAGGGTCAACTTGGAG GCTGCCTTCCCTTGTCTCCAGCCTGATACCAAGCAGAAGACTCGTTGCCAGGACTGCCTGCCCTGCAGCTTCTACAACATGATGGGGCAGCTGTGTCAGAAGAACACAGATGCCCTCGCTAAGT GCACCAAACTATCTCTGGATGCCCTCAAGCAGCGTCTCCGTGTGGTGAACTCTAAGGACCGGTCGAACACGCGCTGCCTGGCTGCCCAGAGTCCGCTGTTCAGAGCCGCCATCCAGCTGGAAATTCCCAACGTGGTCATCAGGCCCAGCCTCGATGACATTCAG AGTGCTCTGAACAGGGCTGTGAACACCGTGCTGTCCATGGCGAAGGACATTCCTCTGTGGACGTTTGCTCATTTACAACACCAGCAGCTGCAG GTGGAGAATGTGCTGAGGGACACTGGGGATGACGACACGATGACCAAGCAGGTGGTGCTGAAGCCGCTGGCCAGGCAGCTGAGCGAGCACAAGGACATCAGCAAGCTGGTGGTGCAGCTGGGCTCCATCGTCTCTGCCCTGAAGACCGATGCCAAGGACCACCTGAAGGGCTTCTCTTGTTTCTCCAGCCTGTGGAGCCAG GACCCAGAGGAGAGGGTGAAGGAGTTTCTGGAGAGCAGCCCCACACTGTCTGAGTTCAGCGCTCAGATTGCCTCCTACTCT TGTCTGGAGGCCCAGATCGCCGAGATGCCGGCCACCAGCACCGTGGGCTCAGTGCAGCTGGATGTGGAGCCGGTGAAACTCTCGTTGAGCCAGGAGTGCCGGCACTGGAAGCGTGCGTTCGGCGCGGCCCTCAACGGGAAGGCTTCCGCTGATATGGAGGAAGTGTACGGCTTCATCGACGGCCTGGGCAAGAGGCTGAGCCGTCCCGTGGAGCACCTGGAGGACGTGCGGGGGGCCATGGCGGCGCTGAAGGAGGTGCGAGAGGCCGAGGTCCGTATCGACATGACCGTGGGCCATGTGGAGGAGGCCTTCGCCCTGCTGAACCGGCACGAGCTGCTGTTCAGAGATGGCAACGCAGAGAGGGTGGACAGCCTGGCCTATGTCTGGAGGAAACTCAACTCACAGGTGGGTGCAGTCAGGcgggggggggtggaggggcACGTGCCAACTGGATAA
- the LOC136769822 gene encoding dynein axonemal heavy chain 5-like, with protein MNEMRDLWSLSPSVFLTVFIPQVQQTQNTLVEVQPAIKLDLLAGVQAFQTAVQSFHSDYEERGPGVQGVAPREASDRLQTFQAQFDELWRNYITYSAGEELFGLKVNEYPDLQRTKRELALLQELYSLHDSVMESVSGYYDVLWSELDNEKINNELLGFQNRIRKLPKALKEWQAFNDLKTKIDDFSESWPLVQRMANKAVLSRHWQRIAEVTGHHFHVESDNVLLRHVMEAPLLENKEDIEDICLSAVKEKEIEAKLEVVLAESVDFPFSTHQNC; from the exons atgaatgaaatgagGGATTTGTGGAGCTTGTCTCCCTCAGTGTTCTTAACCGTTTTCATTCCCCAGGTCCAGCAGACCCAGAACACACTAGTGGAGGTCCAGCCAGCAATTAAATTAGACTTACTCGCAGGGGTGCAGGCCTTTCAGACTGCTGTGCAGAGTTTTCACAGCGACTACGAGGAGAG GGGGCCGGGGGTGCAGGGCGTTGCCCCGCGTGAAGCCAGTGACAGGCTGCAGACCTTCCAGGCCCAGTTTGACGAGCTGTGGAGGAACTACATCACTTACTCTGCAGGAGAGGAGCTGTTTGGCCTCAAAGTGAATG AGTACCCTGACCTTCAGAGGACCAAGCGTGAGCTCGCTCTGCTGCAGGAACTCTACAGCCTGCACGACTCGGTGATGGAGAGTGTCAGCGGGTACTACGACGTACTGTGGAGCGAGCTGGACAACGAAAAGATCAATAACGAACTGCTGGGCTTCCAGAATCG GATTCGCAAACTTCCCAAAGCACTGAAGGAGTGGCAGGCGTTCAATGACCTGAAGACCAAGATCGACGACTTCAGCGAATCCTGGCCTCTGGTGCAGAGGATGGCCAACAAG GCAGTGCTGTCTCGACACTGGCAGCGCATTGCGGAAGTCACTGGACACCATTTCCATGTGGAGTCGGACAACGTCTTGCTCAGGCACGTAATGGAGGCCCCTCTGCTGGAGAACAAGGAGGATATTGAG GACATCTGCCTCAGTGCTGTGAAGGAGAAAGAGATTGAGGCCAAGCTGGAAGTCGTGCTGGCCGAGTCTGTGGATTTTCCCTTTTCAACCCATCAGAACTGCTAG
- the LOC136769838 gene encoding dynein axonemal heavy chain 5-like — translation MWARTLFRNIELTMNVLKNKPAILKVPEMRKIIRSYNRIAEAMLEYELDHHRVWCQVVEFAPSSLGVSLLVRHPETKELCVNLDPLVLLCLREARYLQRMGLEVPEVLLGMCAREARLKAQQIRLQDMLQDFQEALNKVPDILQPVMQPFVMQVDEALSPGLTMLTWTSLDIERFIDTVYGALEGLQQMGKWSGDALECRVERVLQAMCSTALLDLSDEQPVEPLSFQDMAERVVAAAGRALSV, via the exons ATGTGGGCCCGGACACTCTTCAGAAACATAGAGTTAACGATGAATGTCCTGAAAAATAAACCTGCAATCCTTAAG GTGCCGGAGATGAGGAAGATCATTCGCAGCTACAACAGGATTGCGGAGGCAATGCTGGAGTACGAGCTGGATCATCACCGTGTCTGGTGCCAGGTGGTGGAGTTTGCGCCGAGTAGTCTGGGCGTCTCGCTTCTCGTCAGACATCCTGAAACCAAG GAGCTGTGTGTGAACCTGGACCCGCTGGTCCTGTTGTGCCTGCGGGAGGCCCGGTATCTGCAGAGGATGGGTTTAGAGGTTCCTGAGGTGCTGCTCGGCATGTGTGCCAGAGAGGCCCGGCTCAAGGCGCAGCAGATCAG ACTGCAGGACatgctgcaggatttccaggAAGCTCTGAACAAGGTCCCGGACATCCTGCAGCCTGTGATGCAGCCCTTTGTGATGCAAGTGGACGAGGCTCTCTCTCCAGGGCTCACCATGCTGACCTGGACGTCCCTGGACATAGAAAGAT TCATCGACACAGTGTACGGTGCCCTGGAGGGGCTGCAGCAGATGGGCAAGTGGTCTGGAGACGCGCTGGAGTGCCGTGTGGAGAGAGTCCTGCAGGCCATGTGCAGCACTGCCCTGCTCGACCTGTCGGATGAGCAGCCAGTAGAGCCGCTGAGCTTCCAGGACATGGCAGAGAGGGTGGTGGCGGCAGCGGGGAGGGCTCTGAGCGTGTGA